The following coding sequences lie in one bacterium genomic window:
- a CDS encoding PspC domain-containing protein: MGEQSGTVKRLRRSSSDKKIAGICGGFGDYFKVDSTLIRVLWILAVLFFGTGLLLYLILWIVVPLDGDPDLLSTRS, encoded by the coding sequence ATGGGCGAACAAAGTGGGACGGTCAAACGATTGAGAAGGTCTTCGAGCGACAAGAAAATCGCAGGAATCTGCGGCGGCTTCGGGGATTACTTCAAGGTGGATTCTACTCTGATTCGAGTGTTGTGGATACTGGCAGTACTATTTTTCGGGACGGGCCTGTTGCTGTACTTAATCCTCTGGATCGTAGTGCCACTTGATGGTGATCCTGACTTGTTGAGTACGCGAAGCTAA
- the greA gene encoding transcription elongation factor GreA — MEKHYLSKPGMEKLQAELNDWKYVKRPAMVKQLQTAREHGDLSENAEYHAAKEELARIDAKIHRLEATMHSAVMIDSSMVVTDQVRLLTRVRVRDEKKNTEREFTIVSPAEANPAEGRISHQSPIGQGLMGGKVGDKVEISIPAGVVEWTILDIFPLD, encoded by the coding sequence TTGGAGAAGCACTATCTGTCAAAACCGGGAATGGAAAAATTGCAGGCCGAGCTCAATGATTGGAAATACGTAAAACGGCCAGCAATGGTCAAGCAGCTTCAAACTGCTCGCGAGCATGGTGACCTGTCCGAGAATGCTGAGTATCATGCGGCAAAGGAAGAGCTCGCAAGAATTGATGCAAAGATTCACCGGCTTGAGGCAACGATGCATTCCGCCGTGATGATAGACTCGAGTATGGTAGTCACTGACCAAGTTCGCTTGCTGACGCGTGTTAGAGTCCGCGACGAAAAGAAGAATACTGAGCGTGAATTCACAATCGTTTCCCCTGCAGAGGCTAATCCCGCCGAGGGCAGAATCAGCCATCAATCGCCGATCGGCCAGGGCCTGATGGGAGGGAAGGTTGGAGACAAAGTTGAGATTTCGATTCCAGCTGGTGTCGTGGAATGGACTATATTGGACATCTTCCCACTCGACTAA
- the lepA gene encoding translation elongation factor 4: protein MQPDVRNFCIIAHIDHGKSTLADRLLEETHTLDQRKMTTQVLDNMDLEKERGITIKMHPITMQYVHRDGKTYTLNLIDTPGHVDFTYEVSRSLKACEGAVLVVDATQGIEAQTLSNLYLALDSDLEILPVLNKVDLAVARPDEVAHQIGDLLGVDPDSVLRVSGKTGLGVPALLEAIVDRIPAPRGKSTEPLRALIFDSQYDTYRGAIAHIRVVDGVMRPGQRILFAATQKQFDVQEVGILRMAQIQKAELIAGDVGYIVSGCRDVRDIRVGDTIFDADSVATSALEGYRDVKPMVFAGIYPADNADYELLRDSLGKLSLNDSALIYEPETSVALGFGFRVGFLGLLHFEVVQERLEREYNLDLVCTVPSVEYRALMLDKSVLLVDNPVQLPSAGDLDYMEEPFVRSSIITPEEYIGSIMQLCIEARGTYINTEYLDGTRVNLHYELPLAEIIFDFYDRLKSISRGYASFDYEILDYRRSELTRLDILVNGEIVDALSVIVHKDKAYDWGRRVCDRLVDLIPRQMFEVAIQAAIGSRVIARSTVRAMRKNVLAKCYGGDITRKRKLLEKQKAGKKRMKAVGNVEIPQEAFLAILKAGE from the coding sequence ATGCAACCTGACGTTCGGAACTTCTGCATAATCGCACACATTGACCACGGCAAGTCCACTTTGGCGGATCGATTGCTCGAGGAAACACATACCCTTGATCAACGAAAGATGACGACACAGGTCCTGGATAACATGGACCTGGAGAAGGAACGCGGCATAACCATCAAGATGCATCCAATAACGATGCAGTACGTGCACCGCGACGGTAAGACTTACACATTAAATCTGATTGACACGCCGGGACATGTCGACTTTACGTATGAAGTTTCTCGAAGTTTGAAAGCCTGCGAAGGCGCGGTTTTGGTCGTCGATGCGACACAAGGAATTGAAGCTCAAACTCTTTCGAATCTCTATCTTGCACTGGATTCAGATCTCGAGATTCTTCCCGTGCTCAATAAAGTGGATTTAGCTGTTGCGAGGCCAGACGAAGTTGCCCATCAGATTGGTGATTTGCTTGGAGTTGATCCGGATTCAGTGCTTAGAGTAAGCGGCAAAACAGGCCTTGGGGTCCCCGCACTGCTTGAAGCAATCGTCGATCGAATACCGGCACCGAGGGGAAAATCGACAGAACCTTTGCGTGCCCTGATATTTGACTCACAGTACGATACATATCGTGGTGCAATTGCACATATCAGAGTTGTGGACGGAGTTATGCGTCCGGGTCAAAGAATTCTCTTCGCCGCAACGCAGAAGCAATTCGATGTCCAAGAGGTGGGAATTTTGCGCATGGCGCAAATTCAAAAGGCGGAGCTGATAGCAGGTGACGTGGGCTATATAGTAAGCGGCTGCCGAGATGTTCGCGACATTCGCGTTGGCGATACAATATTCGATGCGGATAGCGTGGCTACATCGGCACTTGAGGGATATCGCGATGTAAAACCTATGGTGTTCGCGGGAATTTATCCTGCTGATAATGCCGACTATGAGCTTTTGCGCGATTCGCTTGGAAAACTGAGCTTGAATGATTCAGCATTAATCTATGAGCCGGAAACTTCAGTCGCATTAGGATTCGGCTTTAGAGTTGGGTTTCTCGGACTTCTCCATTTTGAAGTAGTCCAGGAGCGACTTGAACGAGAATACAATTTGGACTTAGTCTGCACGGTTCCCTCTGTGGAGTACCGTGCACTTATGTTGGACAAATCGGTTCTTTTAGTTGACAATCCTGTGCAGTTACCTTCTGCTGGTGACTTGGACTATATGGAGGAACCGTTTGTCCGGTCGTCGATTATCACACCTGAGGAGTACATTGGCTCCATAATGCAGCTTTGCATTGAAGCTCGCGGGACGTACATTAATACAGAGTATCTCGACGGTACAAGAGTGAACCTTCACTACGAATTACCACTGGCAGAGATAATTTTCGATTTTTATGACAGATTGAAGAGTATTTCGCGGGGATATGCGTCATTTGATTACGAGATTCTTGACTATCGTCGAAGCGAACTCACCAGACTCGACATCCTGGTGAATGGAGAAATTGTTGATGCGCTGTCCGTTATAGTTCATAAGGATAAGGCTTATGACTGGGGAAGACGCGTCTGTGACCGGCTCGTAGACCTTATACCGAGACAGATGTTTGAAGTTGCGATTCAGGCTGCAATCGGTTCAAGAGTGATTGCCCGTTCAACAGTGCGCGCAATGCGTAAGAACGTTCTTGCGAAATGTTACGGTGGGGACATTACGCGAAAGCGAAAACTGCTCGAAAAGCAGAAAGCTGGGAAAAAGAGAATGAAGGCGGTAGGCAATGTGGAGATTCCGCAGGAAGCTTTTCTTGCCATTCTAAAGGCTGGAGAGTGA
- a CDS encoding N-acetylmuramoyl-L-alanine amidase → MAVEVVLVYPRLELGQDTFRYSPSLDSTFVLGRVDGASPGDAFLCNGNPVSLTQDGAFLAFLPLQKAPETSSWNFALIQGGTDTLKLEFPYGWAEARAVSDWELFDAPSWYTIADRNAHTRTTVGGSYHLFPFAGTELKILGTSGDWALFEIRPGFHGVVEKRFLKQESTTQENTSGQTRLQNGTAVTEDLNVKLSFGISRLPLWEVSMPSPQAYCVTLHNTVACIDRFHFWGRSREFIEDVSWTQGPGSVELRISTSTKGWRGISITATDTTLSLELMRSRNTDPGLRGKRIMIDPGHGGSADGAIGPRGTKEKDVVLQWSRILGEELRRRGAKVAYTRISDIDLGLYERIAVAREFECDAFLSLHANALPDGENPALRRGCGTYYYQSMSRPLAEFIQDGILEQTGLNDDGIFDANFAVIRPTDFPAVLIESAYLIHPEEELLLLDEKFLKRISAGIMHGLEEFFSEADAR, encoded by the coding sequence ATGGCGGTCGAAGTAGTTCTGGTTTATCCTCGTCTTGAACTGGGTCAGGACACTTTTCGCTATTCGCCTTCCCTGGACTCAACTTTTGTGCTTGGACGGGTAGATGGGGCAAGTCCGGGCGATGCATTCCTTTGCAATGGGAATCCGGTCAGTTTGACGCAAGATGGCGCGTTTTTGGCCTTTTTGCCACTGCAAAAGGCACCTGAAACATCCAGCTGGAACTTCGCTCTAATACAAGGGGGAACAGATACTTTGAAATTGGAGTTCCCCTATGGCTGGGCAGAAGCACGCGCTGTTTCGGATTGGGAGTTGTTCGACGCCCCATCGTGGTATACCATTGCGGATCGAAACGCTCATACACGTACTACCGTAGGCGGGAGCTATCACCTCTTTCCTTTCGCAGGTACAGAATTGAAAATTCTTGGCACTTCTGGCGATTGGGCCTTGTTCGAAATACGCCCCGGTTTCCATGGCGTTGTTGAAAAAAGATTCCTAAAGCAAGAGTCTACAACCCAGGAGAATACAAGTGGGCAAACGCGTCTCCAGAACGGTACTGCAGTAACAGAGGATTTGAATGTTAAGCTGTCATTTGGCATCAGCCGACTTCCGCTCTGGGAAGTCAGCATGCCGTCTCCACAAGCTTATTGTGTAACCCTTCACAATACAGTAGCTTGCATAGACCGCTTTCACTTTTGGGGCAGGTCGCGGGAGTTCATTGAAGACGTATCGTGGACGCAAGGCCCCGGAAGCGTGGAGCTGAGAATCAGCACATCGACAAAAGGTTGGCGGGGAATCAGTATTACGGCCACCGACACAACCCTTAGCCTTGAGTTGATGCGATCGCGAAACACAGATCCCGGTTTGCGTGGGAAGCGCATCATGATTGATCCTGGTCACGGAGGAAGTGCAGACGGAGCGATTGGGCCGCGCGGGACTAAAGAAAAGGACGTGGTTTTGCAATGGTCACGCATTCTTGGTGAAGAGCTACGTCGGAGGGGTGCGAAGGTCGCCTACACTCGAATAAGTGACATCGATTTGGGACTTTATGAACGCATTGCTGTTGCACGAGAATTTGAGTGCGATGCGTTTCTAAGCCTCCATGCGAACGCACTACCAGATGGCGAGAATCCTGCGCTGCGTCGAGGCTGTGGAACTTACTACTATCAGAGCATGTCTCGGCCACTTGCAGAATTCATCCAGGATGGAATACTGGAACAAACAGGTCTGAATGACGATGGCATTTTTGATGCAAATTTCGCGGTTATTAGACCAACTGACTTTCCTGCGGTTTTGATAGAATCCGCCTACTTGATACATCCAGAAGAGGAGCTTCTGCTTCTCGACGAGAAGTTTTTGAAACGTATTTCCGCCGGCATAATGCACGGCCTTGAAGAGTTCTTCAGCGAAGCAGACGCGAGGTAA
- the lepB gene encoding signal peptidase I translates to MVSTLESSQKSPVSRPRKPKSTVREWTEFLFTLVLMVFFIRVTTVEAFRIPTGSMENTLLVGDFLLVNKFVYGIRTPDWVGIPFTDIGFSLPSTRLPAPGKVESGDIVVFKYPLDRSLNYIKRCIAGPGQTIEIRDRQVYVDGTVFENPPHSKFTSPSPLRAGLAERGIFNPRGEPWNHDNFGPLTVPDGHYFVMGDNRDNSADSRYWGFLPENDIVGKALIIYFSWDKNRSLSEFYRSIRYSRIGDWIH, encoded by the coding sequence ATGGTTTCTACGTTAGAGTCGTCACAGAAGTCCCCCGTAAGTAGGCCACGAAAACCTAAGAGTACCGTTCGCGAATGGACGGAGTTTCTTTTTACTTTGGTTCTCATGGTGTTTTTCATCCGAGTTACTACAGTAGAAGCTTTCAGAATTCCAACGGGCTCAATGGAGAATACGTTATTGGTCGGAGACTTCTTGCTGGTTAATAAATTCGTATACGGGATTAGGACTCCAGACTGGGTTGGTATCCCTTTTACGGACATCGGTTTCAGTCTTCCTTCAACTCGTCTACCTGCGCCAGGTAAGGTGGAGTCTGGGGATATTGTTGTCTTCAAGTATCCTCTGGATCGTTCTTTGAACTACATCAAGCGCTGTATCGCCGGTCCCGGCCAAACAATTGAAATTCGCGATCGTCAAGTCTACGTGGATGGAACGGTGTTTGAGAATCCTCCTCACTCGAAGTTCACGAGTCCGTCGCCTCTGCGGGCAGGGCTTGCTGAACGGGGAATTTTTAACCCGCGTGGTGAACCCTGGAATCATGACAATTTCGGACCACTCACCGTTCCGGATGGCCATTATTTTGTGATGGGGGACAATCGAGACAATTCGGCGGATTCAAGGTACTGGGGATTCTTGCCAGAGAATGACATCGTCGGGAAGGCGCTGATAATTTACTTCAGTTGGGACAAGAATAGATCACTTTCGGAATTCTACAGGTCCATTAGATACTCAAGAATCGGTGACTGGATTCACTAA
- a CDS encoding type III pantothenate kinase, whose protein sequence is MNSFLAIDIGNTHTTVGLWESGEWMHEWRFSSRAIRTQDEWTVFLSNTLSRAGFPDRRIESCGIASVVPALTGVITGALQNVGLAPTLVTHRFLGGVRIAYDPPEAVGADRVCGVAAALHKFGPPVVVVDLGTATVLDVVSRERVYLGGLIAPGVATAAESLGHKAALLPSVELAFPPKVIGETSIHAIQSGVLYGTLAMIDGLVRRIQEEIGESPVIATGGFAELIQSKSLTITTVDRHLVLEGIRLLCSGEFR, encoded by the coding sequence ATGAATAGCTTTCTTGCCATCGATATTGGCAATACCCATACCACAGTCGGGTTGTGGGAGAGTGGCGAATGGATGCACGAGTGGCGTTTTTCATCTCGAGCAATTCGGACCCAAGACGAGTGGACTGTCTTTCTGAGTAACACGCTTTCGCGTGCGGGCTTCCCTGATAGAAGAATCGAGAGCTGCGGCATCGCGTCAGTCGTCCCTGCATTGACCGGAGTGATTACAGGCGCATTACAAAACGTTGGCTTGGCGCCCACACTGGTAACGCACAGATTCTTGGGCGGTGTACGGATAGCCTATGATCCCCCGGAAGCCGTCGGTGCAGACAGAGTTTGTGGTGTGGCCGCGGCTCTGCATAAGTTCGGTCCGCCTGTGGTCGTAGTTGACTTGGGGACGGCGACGGTCCTGGATGTGGTCAGCCGTGAGCGAGTTTACCTTGGTGGTTTGATAGCCCCTGGTGTTGCAACTGCGGCGGAGAGTTTGGGGCATAAGGCAGCCCTGCTCCCAAGCGTCGAACTCGCTTTCCCTCCAAAGGTTATTGGCGAGACTTCAATTCATGCTATTCAGAGTGGAGTCCTCTATGGGACACTTGCGATGATCGATGGCCTTGTGCGCAGGATTCAAGAAGAGATTGGCGAATCGCCGGTCATCGCAACTGGTGGTTTCGCTGAGCTTATTCAAAGTAAGAGCCTTACAATAACCACAGTTGACCGACACTTAGTCTTGGAGGGTATTCGTCTACTTTGTTCCGGTGAGTTTAGATGA